A stretch of Macrobrachium rosenbergii isolate ZJJX-2024 chromosome 12, ASM4041242v1, whole genome shotgun sequence DNA encodes these proteins:
- the LOC136844158 gene encoding serine/arginine repetitive matrix protein 5-like has product MPSPSLHTRPGRKPASSSSGVSEEDLSLSREPSRDCFRWANEAPHPCGSGPLQVRFPSLAGNLPPSRDAASGEDLSQSREPSRNCFCWAPEAPHPCGSGPPQAYLSSLAGNLPPSKDAASEEDLYLSRVPSRNCFRWAPEVPHPCGSGPPQARLPSLTGNLPPSKDAASEEDLYLSRVPSRNCFRWVPEVPHPCGSGPPQARLPSLAGNLHPSRDAASEEDLSLLREPSRNRFHWAPEALYPCGSGPLQVCFPSLAGNLPPSRDAASEEDLFLSREPSRNCFRWAPEAPHPCGSGPPQARLPSLAGNLPPSRDAASEEDLSLSREPSRNSFRWAPEAPHPAW; this is encoded by the exons ATGCCCTCGCCAAGCCTGCATACCCGGCCTGGTAGGAAACCTGCCTCCTCCAG TTCAGGTGTctctgaggaggacctttccCTGTCAAGGGAGCCCTCAAGAGATTGCTTCCGTTGGGCAAATGaggcccctcacccttgtggttcaggccctctacaggtccgcttccccagcctggcaggaaacctgcctccctccagggatgCAGCCTCTGGGGAGGACCTTTCCCAGTCAAGGGAGCCCTCAAGAAATTGCTTCTGTTGGGCACCTGaggcccctcacccttgtggttcaggccctccacAGGCCTACctctccagcctggcaggaaacctgcctccctccaaggatgcagcctctgaggaggacctttacctgtcaagggtgccctcaaggaATTGCTTCCGTTGGGCGCCTGaggtccctcacccttgtggttcaggccctccacAGGCCCGcctccccagcctgacaggaaacctgcctccctccaaggatgcagcctctgaggaggacctttacctgtcaagggtgccctcaaggaATTGCTTCCGTTGGGTGCCTGAGgtccctcatccttgtggttcaggccctccacAGGCCcgcctccccagcctggcaggaaacctgcatCCCTCCAGGGatgcagcctctgaggaggacctttcTCTGTTAAGGGAGCCCTCAAGGAATCGCTTCCATTGGGCGCCTGAGGCCTTatacccttgtggttcaggccctctacaggtctgcttccccagcctggcaggaaacctgcctccctccagggatgcagcctctgaggaggaccttttCCTGTCAAGGGAGCCCTCAAGGAATTGCTTCCGTTGGGCGCCTGaggcccctcacccttgtggttcaggccctccacAGGCCcgcctccccagcctggcaggaaacctacctCCCTCCAGGGatgcagcctctgaggaggacctttccCTGTCAAGGGAGCCCTCAAGGAATAGCTTCCGTTGGGCGCCTGAGGCTCCTCACCCAGCCTGgtag
- the LOC136844159 gene encoding zinc finger MYM-type protein 1-like, with protein sequence MDPCKPHPAIQVSLTSKKSLTINDQELTSEQDPARKDLPLKEATSDDHAVVHSNIPENLSNASIPDVTQHHDIGYLEFDLKTRKAIVPDAVRTEIVSKGSSIFRIKDDPFAMKNKRSMNSRWFKRKLGIGDQGGEVPRSWLAYSSTKNAAFCFCYVLFSQSECSPSSLEVEHGFSKWKAPGKLKQDENSKWHRQSFIIWKEAERVLVTNTDVNKTLQTQIEKEKHRWRQILCRILYCIKFLANQNLAFRGHNENIRDADNRNIGNFLGLVKLIAEFDPIMRNHLDYGEQKAGSVSYLSPLVQNEFIQLLASTARNKLLDDIRRAKYYGLLSDSTPDSAHREQMSETVKYVDINFETKTVIVKGTFLGFTEVKQKYAASIVEVICSQLEKDNTPLKYCRSQCYDNAAVMARHKSGVQQRIIEKNSKAVFVNCDNHSLNLAGIHAASEESVTVTFFGTLDALYNFFSRSTMRWDQLRKAMPITLKSESETRWSAREEAVKPICHHFDDLVILLEEMSTDLKENVDTRNRIQKRLQDHQINFHNAAKDLKALEMYFNKNREAICNESLSAALELCENYDVMVELRTRIKKRMPGETATDVGPSAKQEIMRVKKGTIDRLHTEMKQRSARLEDLDNKFGFLLGVEQVLKNGKSSGLLDDERMKENCLHVGEFYSSDLDGNEL encoded by the exons ATGGACCCTTGCAAACCGCATCCAGCCATTCAAGTGAGTCTGACCTCGAAGAAGAGCTTGACAATAAATGACCAGGAGCTCACATCAGAGCAAGATCCTGCCAGAAAAGATTTGCCACTAAAAGAGGCAACAAGTGACGACCATGCAGTGGTACATAGCAACATCCCAGAAAATTTGAGCAATGCTTCAATACCAGATGTAACTCAACATCATGACATTGGTTACTTGGAATTTGACTTGAAGACCAGAAAAGCTATCGTGCCAGATGCCGTGAGAACTGAGATTGTATCAAAAGGGTCAAGTATTTTCCGGATCAAGGACGATCcatttgcaatgaaaaataaacggaGTATGAACAGTCGCTGGTTTAAGCGCAAGCTTGGGATTGGAGATCAAGGAGGGGAAGTTCCTCGTTCATGGCTGGCATACTCATCTACAAAAAATGCtgctttctgtttctgttatgTTCTCTTTTCTCAGTCTGAATGCAGTCCATCGTCCTTAGAAGTAGAACATGGTTTTAGTAAGTGGAAAGCTCCAGGGAAATTGAAACAGGATGAAAACAGTAAATGGCACCGTCAGTCCTTCATAATTTGGAAAGAAGCTGAGAGAGTTTTAGTCACAAATACAGATGTCAATAAAACACTGCAAACccaaatagagaaagagaaacatcGATGGCGGCAAATTCTTTGTAGGATCTTATATTGTATCAAATTCTTAGCTAATCAGAACTTAGCTTTTCGGGGTCATAATGAGAACATACGTGACGCTGACAACAGAAACATTGGTAATTTCCTTGGCCTGGTGAAACTAATTGCTGAATTCGACCCAATAATGAGGAATCACTTGGATTATGGAGAACAGAAAGCTGGATCTGTGTCATATTTGTCTCCTTTAGTACAGAATGAATTTATACAACTCTTAGCATCAACTGCAAGGAACAAATTACTTGATGATATCCGTCGAGCAAAGTACTATGGGCTTTTATCTGATTCTACTCCTGACAGTGCCCATAGAGAGCAGATGTCCGAAACCGTGAAATATGTTGATATAAACTTTGAGACAAAAACAGTAATTGTAAAAGGGACATTTCTTGGTTTCACTGaagtcaaacaaaaatatgcaGCGAGCATAGTTGAAGTAATATGTAGTCAGCTAGAAAAGGACAATACGCCACTAAAGTACTGTCGGTCACAGTGTTACGACAACGCTGCAGTCATGGCAAGGCACAAATCTGGTGTGCAGCAGAGGATCATTGAAAAGAACAGTAAAGCTGTATTTGTCAATTGTGACAACCACTCACTTAACCTAGCTGGTATTCATGCAGCCAGTGAAGAATCAGTTACAGTAACCTTTTTTGGCACATTAGATGCACTGTACAATTTCTTCTCACGCTCAACAATGCGATGGGACCAGCTGAGGAAAGCTATGCCAATCACTCTAAAATCTGAATCTGAAACCCGATGGAGTGCAAGAGAAGAGGCAGTTAAACCAATTTGTCACCACTTTGATGACTTGGTTATTCTACTGGAAGAAATGTCTACTGATCTGAAAGAAAATGTAGATACAAGAA ACCGCATTCAAAAGAGACTTCAAGACCATCAAATAAACTTCCACAATGCTGCCAAAGACTTAAAGGCACTTGAAATGTATTTCAATAAAAACAGAGAAGCAATCTGTAATGAGTCGCTCAGTGCAGCATTAGAACTATGTGAGAATTATGATGTTATGGTAGAGCTGAGGACCAGAATAAAGAAGAGGATGCCAGGAGAAACAGCTACTGATGTAGGCCCCAGTGCAAAACAAGAGATCATGCGTGTAAAGAAAGGTACAATAGATAGACTGCATACTGAAATGAAACAACGTAGCGCAAGACTTGAAGATCTAGACAACAAGTTTGGATTTCTGCTAGGTGTAGAACAAGTtcttaaaaatggtaaaagttcAGGATTACTGGATGacgagagaatgaaggaaaactgTTTACATGTTGGCGAATTCTACAGTAGTGATTTGGATGGTAATGAACTTTGA